DNA sequence from the Vibrio sp. BS-M-Sm-2 genome:
ATTATGGTGATCGAGTCATTCAAACAGTTGCTCAAGTACTTCAACGTGAATGCCGTGAAACTGATTTCGTCGCTCGCATTGGTGGCGAAGAGTTTGGCGTAATTCTACCTCACACAACAACTGAAGAAGCAGAATACGTTCTAAATAGGCTGAGAGTCGCTGTCAGCCTTGAACTCGACAACGTGGTCACCGTGAGCGGTGGGATTACTAACGTAACAAATGATCCAGCACTTAATTACAAGTGCGCCGATTTAGCGTTATACGAAGCTAAAGCGGCAGGTCGAAACAAAGTGTGTTTATTTCTAGACAAAGAAATGAGCGAAATCGCCTAGCAAAAGACAATGGCATCTCCTTGCTAGGCAACCGATCAGCTTGGAGCTGGATAAAATTCTAACTTGTTCCCCTCAACTATAAGAACACAATCCATGTTCGCGGCATGAGCGGCTTGCTTACCAAGATTGGTATCTTCAAATACAACACATTGCTTGGGTTGTAATCCCATACCGAAACAAGCGTCCAAGAAGGTATCTGGATTTGGCTTATGATTCTTCACATCTGTTGCTGTCACTAAGATATCCAGCTTGCTCAAGATATCCGTTTTATCTAATAGCTGTTCTGCACTTATACGCTGACTGCCTGTCCCGACAGCTATCTTCTTACTTCCTAGATTTTCTAACAGTAGAGAATGAGTACACGGGATGATATCGCCTTTATCTTCAATAGCGGCAAATGATGCCATCTTAAACGCTGAAACAGCTTGTGGATCGAGCGATAAGCCGTATTTACTGTTCACCTCATCGGCTATCTTATAACTCGGCATTCCACCTAAGCTGTGCAGCCAAGATGCTTCGAAGTGA
Encoded proteins:
- a CDS encoding beta-phosphoglucomutase family hydrolase, with product MKIDLTAYEGLIFDMDGTLIDTMPAHVKAWQQTAEEFGFHFEASWLHSLGGMPSYKIADEVNSKYGLSLDPQAVSAFKMASFAAIEDKGDIIPCTHSLLLENLGSKKIAVGTGSQRISAEQLLDKTDILSKLDILVTATDVKNHKPNPDTFLDACFGMGLQPKQCVVFEDTNLGKQAAHAANMDCVLIVEGNKLEFYPAPS